From a single Syngnathus scovelli strain Florida chromosome 2, RoL_Ssco_1.2, whole genome shotgun sequence genomic region:
- the ncoa6 gene encoding nuclear receptor coactivator 6 isoform X2: MSTGRIYFQKNYVCIKRLQRHSQTKRRMAHQGTPAQLSQRAEEDLERESDSDWDSGVGDEIDSCHRSPETEEDNHNDATEGTSGAGAHSTVFVAFQGNMEDEDFKMKLDTVLSGIPNMLDMDSKTLQPQHVEPWNSVRVTFNIPRDAAERLRLLAQNHQQQLRELGILSVQIEGEGAINVAGGPNRGQEVRVNGPIGAAGQMRMDVGFPSQPGQGVRMSNPSMVPPGSGMTGQALVPGNSGQMHPRVARPASQTDVMDPMMPGMSVQQQQQLQHQQPGPHGPIPPQAAHHMQALQAGRPINPAALQQLQQQHHQQQQAQQQAQLSQLGARTPFNPQGQMAIPPGWNPSGVLQTPAAQGGPAWRKPPPQAQMVQRPPSLTTVQTPSHPPPPYPFGSQQAGQVFNAMGQGQLQQQQQQQQMAMGQFAAPQPKVPQVGPGSVVGPPRPPPPIPPTSGPQGNLTAKSPGSSSSPFQQGSPGTPPMMAQRPTTPQGFPQGVGSPGRAALNQQGNMQQGFIGMPQHGQPGAQVHPGIPKRPMAYPTQNFAQGQVGTGMPGAPGGGSNQQLQSSQTLTHTGVQQPSSTPNSIHAQPNVMGVQSGHPGQSPGTATGPSMTQQQQPGLQTPILGLQHQAQPVSSSPSQMVQGQGGGQTVLSRPLSQGQRGGMTPPKQMMPQQGQGVIHGQGQMVGGQGHQAMLLQQQQQQQQQQQNSMMEQMVVNQMQGNKQPFGGKIPSGVMPGQMMRGPSPNVPGNMPQFQGQVGPQQMTPQQQMAHLQQQQQLQQQHQLQQQQQQQQQLQQQQHHHQQMNQQQPQQVPLSVNPNQMMGMHGQQLRLPAGHPLIQQQLQQQQLQQQQKQQQQVMLQQQQQQQQQQQTAQAHPHQLGDPSSGTGDLGVQQMVPDMQVQQAQGMMGGPQHMQMGNGHFAGHGMNFNSQFPAQVPMGGPCAQAGGFPVSKDVTLTSPLLVNLLQSDISASQFGPGGKQAGGNNQVKPKKKKPARKKKPKDGEGPQQIEGPGSMDVTGTMEDSDLQNFGGEPSLGLDNSGTKLADFPNRPAVFPGQTGDQRILQQVPMQFMQQQQQQQQQQQQQQPQQQQQQIQHMQQQIQQQQQQQIQQHQQQIQQQQIQQQQQQQQQIQQQQQIQQQQQIQQQQQIQQQQQIQQQQQIQQQQQQQQQQQQIQQQQHIQQQQQMQQQLQQQQMQQQQMQQLQMQGLQNPQGQQGMTGPQTPAQGQSQVHHQLQQQQGQQQHLQQQQQQQMLMMLKMQQEQKNRMAIAPGGQLPPRVVGNQPEAQRLPVSQQGNMPVMISLQGHAGLAPSPDKTRGMPLIINPQLAGTARRMSLPDPGQGPQSTGSDETTSGIHPKQDRPSGAEMAMQSGNGTQQMMANQGSTTHVMKQGPVPSSVAQHTGASPQQQLPTQPQQGAPISGIHFPNVSTTSQSSRPKTPNRASPRPYHHPLTPTNRPPSTEPSEINLSPERLNASIAGLFPPKINIPLPPRQANLNRGFDQQGLNPTTLKAIGQAPPNLTLPGNNSNSGSGGNNASNSQPPFSTGAGGGGAKPDKQSGGQSKRASPSNSRRSSPASSRKSTTPSPGRQKGPKVAITCPPQPQQLVNAQGQTMMLSPTSVTPNSVSQLSGSMETQQTQSPFHGLQGNPPEGSREGQIMMASEQRQVSQPQPHPQPVRELSAPRMTSPRPSAPQQPKSDLELQAADRQSTLKAPLPESGGTVAVRSAPTSLNQLLDVANKPLRPVHGNAVRDVMTKDSPKSAMDTERQLQLSAEMPAPVATSATLTESDTKAKPPLSTTTSSHSMQPNVTFNTTPSSNDNPLSSPGITSTLSTTTSLCSTFTNTNVVQSVSPKPATSTPGSHPLAVSSGSNTSCSPSQASVMLKSGTGSKPITSVHSVIQIPASSSSISSNQITVFVTPNPMTSAPTSQVPASIVSTMVALPNKNIRPQDIRHQTPVTRPAQFITTTPVLFNPIFQVPSTSVSPNTTVVSQSVTMMGPIQVSTANIQLSTAPSSTQSSGANISASQLARSTVGHLQTVTSVSSATPIGAHSTPQQINHKTENVVEAQKSSPPVSQPALPSPSTSSSFQAPIASPPCSSPNSMNAVRKGLVSAAPTAQIKSKPLQVTIALSGTADSQIPAQVSIVAAPPQVLHPSASPVVPTEPSVAQTTAATPNLTTPSISSFVSVPAQVTVPPQAPLPPTTVLSNFTQAATSPNPITSVVGTTTVASSMTLLSTGSPVQNPVSSLVPIVAKPGLIQENPPANSSAATASRVLSQTGPGSFEPTVTQAVAPAETIQTTPESVQQDVSQEPVAVAKTSDEVLPSPDPGWAKKRKTPINLVPRAAVEKPKGPSRRSSRAEKEVEEEPVTESAVRKRSARPGTTAAAVVKETGASPTQAKRRKSK; this comes from the exons ATGTCGACAGGTCGAATTTATTTTCAGAAAAACTATGTGTG CATAAAACGGCTTCAACGCCACTCCCAGACAAAGAGGAGAATGGCTCATCAAGGCACTCCAGCTCAGCTATCCCAACGGGCCGAGGAGGACCTGGAGCGTGAGAGTGACTCAGATTGGGACTCTGGTGTCGGCGATGAGATTGACAGTTGCCACAGAAGCCCTGAGACTGAAGAGGACAACCACAATGATGCCACAGAAGGCACAAGTGGGGCAGGAGCGCATTCTACTGTTTTTGTTGCCTTTCAAGGAAATATGGAAGACGAAGACTTCAAAATGAAACTTGACACTGTGCTCAGTGGTATACCCAATATGCTTGATATGG ACTCAAAGACGCTTCAGCCACAGCATGTCGAGCCGTGGAACAGCGTGCGTGTTACCTTCAACATTCCACGGGATGCTGCTGAACGACTGAGACTGCTGGCTCAGAACCACCAGCAGCAGCTCCGAGAACTGGGAATTCTTTCAGTGCAAATCGAAG GAGAGGGGGCCATCAACGTTGCAGGGGGACCAAATCGAGGACAAGAAGTCCGAGTTAATGGACCAATTGGAGCCGCTGGCCAAATGAGAATGGATGTGGGGTTTCCAAGTCAGCCTGGTCAAG GAGTGAGGATGTCAAATCCTTCCATGGTCCCCCCAGGCTCAGGCATGACAGGTCAAGCTCTGGTGCCAGGTAATAGTGGACAGATGCATCCACGTGTCGCAAGACCAGCTTCACAGACAG ATGTCATGGATCCAATGATGCCAGGCATGTCagttcagcagcagcagcagcttcagCATCAACAGCCTGGTCCCCATGGCCCCATTCCTCCCCAGGCTGCCCATCACATGCAGGCTTTGCAGGCTGGCAGACCAATCAACCCTGCTGCTTTACAGCAACTTCAACAACAACATCACCAACAGCAACAGGCCCAACAGCAAGCGCAACTCTCTCAGCTTGGAGCCAGAACCCCATTCAACCCACAAGGCCAAATGGCTATACCTCCTGGCTGGAACCCCTCTGGAGTCCTCCAGACACCAGCTGCCCAAGGAGGTCCTGCTTGGAGGAAGCCTCCACCTCAAGCTCAGATGGTTCAACGCCCTCCCTCCCTTACTACAGTTCAGACGCCCAGTCACCCGCCACCACCTTATCCATTTGGTAGCCAACAGGCAGGTCAGGTATTCAATGCTATGGGACAAGGAcagttgcagcagcagcagcagcaacaacagatGGCAATGGGCCAATTTGCTGCTCCTCAGCCTAAAGTTCCACAGGTTGGCCCTGGTAGTGTCGTAGGACCACCGAGACCTCCTCCACCCATTCCACCTACAAGTGGCCCCCAAGGGAATCTCACTGCCAAATCACCGGGGTCTTCATCATCTCCTTTTCAACAGGGTTCACCTGGAACTCCCCCAATGATGGCTCAGAGGCCTACAACTCCGCAGGGTTTTCCACAGGGTGTTGGCTCACCAGGAAGAGCAGCCCTCAACCAACAAGGTAACATGCAACAAGGATTCATCGGAATGCCCCAACACGGACAACCAGGAGCACAAGTTCATCCAG GTATACCGAAACggccaatggcctatccaacccAAAACTTTGCTCAAGGGCAGGTGGGCACCGGCATGCCAGGTGCTCCCGGTGGAGGATCTAATCAGCAGCTACAGAGCAGCCAAACATTGACCCATACAG GAGTCCAGCAGCCATCCTCCACACCAAATTCAATCCATGCCCAACCCAACGTTATGGGTGTACAAAGTGGCCATCCAGGTCAGTCCCCAGGTACAGCTACTGGGCCTAGCATGACCCAGCAACAGCAGCCAGGCCTTCAGACCCCGATCTTAGGCCTCCAGCATCAGGCCCAACCCGTGTCCTCCTCCCCCAGCCAGATGGTTCAAGGCCAGGGTGGAGGTCAGACTGTCCTCTCAAGGCCCCTCAGTCAAGGGCAGAGAGGGGGGATGACCCCACCCAAGCAAATGATGCCTCAGCAAGGCCAGGGGGTGATTCATGGGCAGGGTCAGATGGTTGGAGGCCAAGGGCATCAGGCAATGCTcctgcaacaacagcagcagcagcagcagcaacaacagaaTTCCATGATGGAACAAATGGTCGTAAACCAAATGCAAGGAAACAAACagccatttggaggaaaaataCCTTCTGGGGTCATGCCTGGCCAGATGATGCGGGGCCCctcaccaaacgttccaggcaaCATGCCTCAGTTCCAGGGCCAGGTTGGCCCACAGCAGATGACACCGCAACAGCAAATGGCCCAtctccaacaacaacaacagttaCAACAGCAGCATCAactgcaacagcagcagcagcagcaacaacagcttcAGCAACAGCAACACCACCACCAGCAGATGAATCAGCAGCAGCCTCAACAGGTTCCACTTAGTGTCAATCCTAATCAAATGATGGGTATGCATGGGCAACAGTTGAGGCTTCCTGCTGGTCATCCTCTTATCCAACAACAGTTGCAACAGCAGCAgttacagcagcagcagaaacagcagcagcaagtaATGTTacaacagcaacagcagcagcaacaacaacaacagacagCTCAAGCACACCCACATCAATTGGGAGATCCCAGTAGTGGGACAGGCGATTTGGGGGTCCAACAGATGGTCCCTGATATGCAGGTACAGCAGGCACAAGGCATGATGGGGGGCCCTCAGCACATGCAAATGGGAAATGGACACTTTGCTGGTCATGGCATGAACTTTAACTCCCAATTCCCGGCTCAGGTTCCAATGGGGGGACCTTGTGCACAGGCAGGTGGTTTCCCTGTCAGTAAAGATGTAACATTGACAAGCCCCCTGCTGGTAAATCTGCTGCAGAGTGATATCTCAGCCAGCCAATTTGGACCAGGAGGAAAGCAAGCAGGCGGGAACAATCAGGTcaaacccaaaaaaaagaaacctgcACGAAAGAAGAAGCCAAAAGATGGAGAAGGGCCTCAGCAAATCGAGGGACCTGG TAGTATGGATGTGACTGGTACTATGGAGGATTCGGACCTGCAAAATTTTGGTGGCGAACCGAGTTTAGGTCTGGACAACTCTGGTACAAAGCTCGCTGACTTTCCCAACAGGCCGGCAG TATTCCCTGGTCAAACAGGTGATCAAAGGATATTGCAGCAGGTACCGATGCAATTcatgcagcaacagcagcagcaacagcagcagcaacagcagcagcaaccgcaacagcagcaacaacaaattCAACACATGCAACAGCAAattcaacagcaacaacaacagcaaattCAACAGCATCAACAGCAAATTCAACAACAGCAaattcaacaacaacagcagcagcagcagcaaattcaacagcagcagcaaattcaacaacagcagcaaattcaacaacagcaacaaattcaacaacagcagcaaattcaacaacagcagcaaattcaacaacaacaacaacaacaacaacaacaacagcaaattcaacaacagcaacacattcaacaacaacagcaaatgCAGCAACAATTACAACAGCAGCAGATGCAACAGCAGCAGATGCAACAGTTGCAAATGCAAGGTCTCCAGAATCCTCAAGGGCAGCAAGGCATGACAGGACCACAGACCCCGGCTCAAGGCCAATCCCAGGTACACCATCAGCTGCAACAGCAGCAGGGTCAGCAGCAGCATCTACAACAACAG caacagcagcagatgTTGATGATGCTCAAGATGCAGCAAGAGCAGAAGAATCGCATGGCCATCGCTCCAGGAGGTCAACTTCCTCCTCGTGTCGTTGGCAATCAACCTGAGGCACAAAGACTGCCGGTTTCACAGCAAGGGAACATGCCTGTTATGATCAGCCTTCAAGGACATGCAGGCTTAGCGCCGTCACCTGACAAAACAAGAGGAATGCCCCTGATCATAAATCCCCAG CTTGCAGGTACTGCTCGACGAATGTCCCTTCCTGATCCAGGCCAGGGTCCCCAAAGCACTGGATCTGATGAGACAACTTCTGGGATCCACCCCAAGCAGGATAGGCCAAGTGGTGCAGAAATGGCCATGCAGTCTGGAAATGGCACCCAACAGATGATGGCCAACCAGGGCTCCACAACCCACGTGATGAAGCAAGGCCCTGTTCCGTCATCAGTGGCCCAGCACACTGGAGCCAGTCCTCAACAACAATTACCCACTCAACCTCAACAAGGAGCACCCATATCCGGCATTCATTTCCCTAACGTTTCAACAACTTCACAGAGTTCCAGACCAAAAACCCCCAACAGGGCCAGTCCCAGGCCATATCATCACCCCCTCACCCCAACTAATCGTCCACCGAGCACTGAGCCCTCAGAAATCAACCTTTCACCAGAAAGGCTCAATGCTTCAATTGCTGGGCTATTTCCCCCTAAAATCAACATTCCTCTGCCACCCAGACAGGCAAACCTAAACCGAGGATTTGACCAACAAGGCCTTAATCCAACAACATTGAAAGCCATTGGACAGGCGCCTCCAAACTTGACTTTACCAGGCAACAATAGCAACAGTGGAAGTGGTGGAAATAACGCTAGCAACAGTCAACCACCTTTTTCTACTGGTGCGGGTGGGGGAGGCGCTAAACCAGACAAGCAGTCTGGAGGACAGAGTAAAAGGGCCAGTCCTAGCAACAGTCGAAGGTCAAGCCCAGCTTCAAGTCGTAAATCAACCACACCAAGTCCTGGAAGACAGAAAGGTCCTAAAGTGGCCATCACATGCCCTCCCCAACCTCAACAGCTGGTTAATGCTCAGGGGCAAACCATGATGCTAAGCCCCACATCAGTAACACCAAATTCAGTATCGCAATTAAGTGGCAGCATGGAGACACAACAGACTCAGAGTCCCTTCCATGGTTTGCAAGGTAACCCTCCTGAGGGCAGCAGAGAAGGTCAGATAATGATGGCGTCCGAGCAACGTCAGGTATCTCAGCCTCAGCCGCATCCTCAGCCTGTGCGGGAGTTATCGGCTCCACGGATGACAAGTCCTCGTCCTTCCGCTCCTCAGCAGCCGAAATCCGATTTGGAGTTACAAGCAGCGGATAGGCAGTCAACGCTCAAAGCGCCACTGCCAGAGTCTGGAGGAACAGTGGCTGTCAGGTCCGCTCCCACTTCACTCAACCAGCTTCTAGACGTCGCAAACAAACCTCTTCGGCCCGTGCATGGTAATGCGGTTAGGGACGTTATGACAAAAGACAGCCCCAAGTCAGCCATGGATACAGAGAGACAACTTCAGTTAAGTGCAGAAATGCCAGCCCCTGTTGCTACATCTGCCACTCTTACTGAATCAGACACTAAAGCCAAGCCTCCTTTGTCAACTACTACTAGCAGCCACAGCATGCAGCCCAACGTGACCTTCAATACCACCCCCAGCAGCAACGACAACCCTTTATCCTCTCCTGGTATCACTTCCACTTTAAGTACAACTACTAGCCTTTGTTCGACCTTCACTAACACAAATGTTGTCCAGAGTGTAAGCCCTAAACCAGCGACTTCCACTCCGGGCAGTCATCCGTTAGCCGTTAGCAGCGGTTCAAACACCAGCTGTAGTCCAAGCCAAGCCAGCGTGATGCTCAAATCTGGCACGGGCTCGAAACCTATTACAAGTGTTCACTCTGTCATACAGATTCCTGCTTCGTCCAGTTCCATTTCTTCCAACCAGATCACCGTATTTGTCACCCCTAACCCAATGACTTCTGCCCCGACATCTCAAGTTCCTGCATCTATTGTTTCCACAATGGTGGCTCTACCGAACAAAAATATTCGGCCACAGGATATTCGGCATCAGACACCTGTAACTCGACCAGCACAGTTTATCACCACCACCCCTGTGTTATTCAACCCCATTTTTCAAGTCCCGAGTACATCTGTCTCGCCCAATACCACAGTAGTTTCTCAGTCAGTCACTATGATGGGACCCATCCAAGTGTCGACGGCAAACATCCAACTTTCTACTGCCCCGAGTTCCACACAGTCATCAGGGGCAAACATAAGCGCATCTCAACTCGCGAGAAGCACTGTTGGACACCTTCAGACTGTCACCAGTGTGTCCTCAGCTACCCCAATTGGTGCGCATTCAACTCCTCAGCAAATCAACCACAAAACAGAAAATGTAGTTGAAGCTCAAAAATCAAGTCCaccagtcagccagccagctcTTCCAAGCCCTTCAACGTCCTCCTCCTTTCAAGCTCCCATTGCATCTCCACCTTGCTCAAGTCCTAACAGTATGAACGCAGTAAGAAAGGGCCTTGTTTCTGCCGCACCCACTGCCCAAATAAAAAGTAAACCTTTGCAAGTGACCATAGCTCTCTCTGGAACAGCTGATTCCCAAATACCTGCTCAGGTATCCATTGTGGCTGCTCCCCCACAAGTCTTACACCCTTCTGCTAGTCCTGTTGTTCCAACTGAGCCTTCAGTGGCCCAAACCACCGCTGCCACTCCAAACCTTACAACACCGTCAATCTCCTCTTTTGTTTCGGTTCCTGCTCAGGTTACTGTTCCTCCCCAGGCTCCATTGCCTCCTACAACTGTACTGTCAAACTTCACCCAGGCTGCAACGTCTCCAAATCCCATCACCAGTGTAGTTGGTACCACCACTGTGGCCTCCTCTATGACCTTGCTCTCTACAGGCAGTCCAGTTCAAAATCCAGTATCATCTTTGGTTCCAATTGTTGCAAAGCCTGGACTGATTCAGGAGAACCCACCTGCAAATTCCTCTGCTGCTACTGCAAGCAGAGTTCTTTCTCAGACTGGACCTGGGTCTTTTGAACCCACTGTTACACAAGCAGTGGCTCCTGCTGAAACTATTCAGACCACACCAG AATCTGTTCAGCAAGATGTTTCACAAGAGCCAGTTGCTGTTGCGAAGACAA GTGACGAGGTCTTACCAAGTCCTGATCCAGG ATgggcaaagaaaagaaagacgCCCATCAACTTAGTTCCAAG GGCTGCTGTGGAGAAACCCAAGGGGCCCAGTAGACGCAGCTCACGAGCTGAGAAGGAGGTGGAGGAAGAGCCGGTAACAGAAAGTGCTGTCAGGAAGAGATCAGCACGGCCCGGAACGACTGCTGCGGCTGTTGTTAAAG AAACTGGAGCCAGTCCCACCCAGGCCAAACGAAGGAAGTCAAAATAG